One window from the genome of Hippocampus zosterae strain Florida chromosome 7, ASM2543408v3, whole genome shotgun sequence encodes:
- the LOC127604880 gene encoding ATP-dependent RNA helicase DHX8-like isoform X4 gives MIAANALPKEEYPEFDEETGILPNLDDEDDVDVEIDLVEEEPPFLRGQTRWSTSMSPVKIVKNPDGSLSQAAMMQSALAKERRELKQAARADEMDRIPTGLHKNWIDPMPDYDGRQIAANMRGIGALPADVPEWKRYAFGGNQVSYGRKTELSIMQQRESLPIFNLKQQLVQAVHDNQILIVVGETGSGKTTQITQYLAEAGYTARGKIGCTQPRRVAAMSVAKRVSEEYGCRLGQEVRAKPPVGYTIRFEDCTSTETLIKYMTHGMLQRECLIDPDMSQYSLIMLDEAHERTIHTDVLFGLLKKTVQKRKDLKLIVSSATLDAVKFSQYFFEAPIFTIPGRTFPVEILYAREPETDYLDASLITVMQIHLTEPPGDILVFLTGQEEIDTACEMLFERMRMLGPDVPQLIILPVYSALPSEMQTRIFDPAPLGSRKVIIATNIAETSLTIDGIYYVVDPGFVKQIVYNSKSGIDQLVVMPISQAQAKQRSGRAGRTGPGKCYRLYTERAYRDEMLTTNVPEIQRTNLASTVLSLKAMGINDMLAFDFMDSPPMETLITAMEQLYALGALDDEGLLTRLGRRMAEFPLEPTLCKMLIMSVHLGCSEEMLTIVSMLSVQNVFYRPKDKQIQADQRKAKFFQPEGDHLTLLAVFNSWKNNKFSNPWCFENFIQGRSLKRAQDIRKQMMSIMDRHKLDVVSCGKSTVRVQKAICSGFFRNAARKHPQDGYRTLIDQQVVYLHPSSTLFNRQPEWLVYHELVLTTKEYMREVTTIDPRWLVEFAPAFFKVSDPTRLSKQKKQQRLEPLYNRYEEPNAWRISRAFRRR, from the exons ATGATTGCCGCCAACGCGCTCCCGAAGGAGGAATACCCAGAGTTTGATGAGGAAACCGGAATCCTTCCCAACTTGGACGACGAGGATG ACGTGGACGTGGAGATCGACTTGGTAGAAGAGGAACCGCCCTTCTTGCGGGGTCAGACCCGCTGGAGCACCAGCATGAGTCCCGTCAAGATCGTCAAG AATCCCGACGGCTCGCTGTCACAGGCGGCCATGATGCAGAGCGCCCTGGCCAAAGAGCGTCGCGAGCTCAAGCAGGCGGCCCGCGCAGACGAGATGGACCGCATCCCCACCGGCCTCCACAAGAACTGGATTGACCCCATGCCGGACT ACGACGGGCGGCAGATTGCCGCCAATATGCGCGGCATCGGCGCCCTGCCTGCTGACGTTCCTGAGTGGAAGCGGTATGCCTTCGGGGGCAACCAGGTGTCCTACGGCAGGAAGACGGAGCTGTCCATCATGCAGCAGCGGGAGAGCCTTCCCATCTTCAACCTCAAGCAGCAGCTGGTTCAG GCCGTCCACGACAACCAGATCCTGATCGTGGTGGGCGAGACGGGCTCCGGGAAGACCACGCAGATCACGCAGTACCTGGCGGAGGCCGGATACACGGCGCGCGGGAAGATCGGCTGTACGCAGCCCCGCCGCGTGGCCGCCATGTCCGTCGCCAAGAGGGTCTCGGAGGAGTACGGCTGTCGGCTGGGCCAGGAGGTGAGAGCGAAGCCGCCT GTGGGCTACACGATCCGTTTCGAGGACTGCACCAGCACGGAGACGCTGATCAAGTACATGACTCACGGAATGCTGCAGCGGGAATGCCTGATCGACCCCGACATGAGCCAGTATTCCCTCATCATGCTGGACGAGGCCCACGAGAGGACCATCCACACGGACGTCCTCTTCGGCCTGCTCAAGAag ACCGTGCAGAAGCGCAAAGACCTGAAGCTGATCGTGTCGTCGGCCACGCTGGATGCTGTCAAATTCTCGCAGTACTTCTTCGAGGCGCCCATCTTCACCATCCCGGGGAGGACGTTCCCGGTGGAGATCCTCTACGCCAGGGAGCCTGAAACGGACTACCTGGACGCCAGCCTCATCACTGTCATGCAGATCCACCTGACCGAGCCCCCCG GTGACATCCTGGTGTTTCTGACCGGGCAGGAGGAGATCGACACGGCCTGCGAAATGCTCTTCGAGCGCATGCGGATGCTGGGCCCCGACGTTCCGCAGCTCATCATCCTTCCCGTCTATTCGGCGCTGCCCAGCGAGATGCAGACCAGGATCTTTGATCCGGCCCCACTCGGCAGCAGGAAA GTGATCATCGCCACCAACATCGCCGAGACATCGCTGACCATCGACGGCATCTACTACGTGGTGGACCCCGGTTTCGTCAAACAAATTGTTTACAACTCCAAGTCAGGCATCGACCAGCTGGTGGTGATGCCCATCTCGCAG GCGCAGGCCAAGCAGCGTTCGGGCCGAGCGGGCAGGACGGGTCCCGGCAAGTGTTACCGCCTCTACACGGAACGAGCGTACAGGGACGAGATGTTGACCACCAACGTGCCGGAGATCCAGAGGACCAACCTGGCCAGCACGGTGCTCTCGCTCAAG GCCATGGGCATCAACGACATGCTGGCCTTCGACTTCATGGACTCTCCCCCCATGGAGACGTTGATCACGGCCATGGAGCAGCTGTACGCTCTGGGCGCGCTGGACGACGAGGGCCTGCTCACGCGACTCGGAAGGAGG ATGGCCGAATTCCCCCTGGAGCCCACGTTGTgcaagatgttgatcatgtccgtGCATCTGGGCTGCAGCGAGGAGATGCTCACCATCGTCTCCATGTTGTCTGTGCAGAACGTCTTCTACAGGCCAAAG GACAAGCAGATCCAGGCGGACCAGAGGAAGGCCAAATTCTTCCAGCCCGAAGGCGACCATCTCACCCTGCTGGCCGTCTTCAACTCGTGGAAGAACAACAAGTTCTCCAACCCCTGGTGTTTCGAGAACTTCATCCAGGGGCGCTCGCTCAAGAGAGCGCAGGACATCCGCAAGCAGATGATGAGCATCATGGACAG ACACAAGCTGGACGTGGTGTCTTGCGGCAAGTCGACCGTGCGGGTCCAGAAGGCCATCTGCAGCGGTTTCTTCCGCAACGCCGCCAGGAAGCACCCCCAAGACGGCTACCGTACCCTCATCGACCAGCAGGTGGTGTACCTCCACCCGTCCAGCACGCTCTTCAACCGCCAGCCGGAATG GCTCGTCTACCACGAGCTGGTGCTGACCACCAAGGAGTACATGCGCGAGGTGACCACCATCGACCCGCGCTGGCTGGTGGAGTTTGCGCCCGCCTTCTTCAAGGTGTCCGACCCGACGCGGCTCAGCAAGCAGAAGAAGCAGCAGCGCCTGGAGCCGCTCTACAACCGCTACGAGGAGCCCAACGCCTGGAGGATCTCCAGAGCCTTCAGGCGACgctga